GGTGCAGGGGTGGTCGCGCAACATGTCGAAGAGCAGCAGTTGCATGGAGACCCGGGTAATGGCGTCAAGAGCGCCAAAGGGTTCGTCCAGCAGCAGGATGTCGGGGCGATGTAGCAGTGCGCGAGCCAGGGCTGCGCGCTGTTTCTGGCCGCCCGAGAGCGTGGACGGAAAATCGTTCTCATGGCCTTGCAGACCGACGGCACGCAATAGTTCCAGAGCTGCAGGCTGTTGCTCGCGAGCGCCAAGCGTGATGTTGTCGAGCACGGTCTGCCAGGGCAGCAGCCGGTCTTCCTGGAACATGACCCGTATCTGGGCTGCGCGCTCCGGCACGGGGCTGCTCAACCGCATGCGTCCGCTGCTGCAGGCTTCCAGACCCGCGATAAGCCGCAGCAGCGTGGACTTGCCGGCGCCGCTCGGACCTATCAGGGAAACGAATTCACCCTGCGTAATATCAAGATCTATATGCTGCAGAACCTGGCGGTGGCCGAACGATTTTCCGATATTGCGCAGAGAAACTGCGCATGCGGAGAAGCCATCTTCTTTGATTTCGGCATTCTGACGGCTTGATAATATTGAAATCATTGACCTGCTGCCTTTTTATATGCGGGATTCCAGCGCAGAACGCGATATTCGATCTGCCGGATAAGCCAGTCTGCCAGCCAGCCTGCCAGTGCATACAGCAATATGGCGAAAATGATGATATCAATGCGCAGCAGTTCGCGGGCGTTCTGAACCATGTAACCAATGCCATTGCGAGAAGCAATGGTTTCGGCAATGACCAGCGTGAGCCATGCAACACCTAATGCATATCGGATACCCACCAGTATGGATGGCATGGCGCCGGGAATGATGATTTGTTTAATCAGCTCTTTGCGGCTGAGACCGTAGGATTTTCCCATTTCCAGCAGCTTGGCATCGACATTCTTGATGCCGCTGGCCGTGTTGATATAGACAGGAAACAGCGTTCCCAATGCGACCAGCAAAATACGCGGCGTTTCATCGATACCCAGCCATAGAATCATCAACGGCACCAGGGCCAGATGCGGAATGGTGCGCAGCATCTGCAGCGAACGGTCAAGCAGATCATGGTTGAACTGACTGAGACCTACGGCCGTGCCCAGTACCAAGCCCGACAACATGCCAATGCTGAAGCCGGCCAGAACCCGACTCAGGCTGACGCCTATATCTGTCCAGAGCGTGTTGTTGGTCCATTGCTCATAGGCGGCATGAGCGACCGTGATAGGACTGGGTAATATGGACTGATCTATCCAGCCACTTGTTGTTGAAAATAGCCAAAGGCTCAGCACAACAAAAGGAATGATCCACGGTGTGAGCATTCTCTTGAAATTGATTGACGTGAATTGCCCTGTGCTTTTCTCTTTGATCAGTTGTCGTATTGCTTGGTCTGAAATCTGCATTGAGTGATATGTGCAAATTGGCCCTATTAACGGAGCCGAAGCCAAGTTTATAACTTAAATATTTAATATGTTAAATGAATAATTTTTTGTTTGTTAATTACGGAATCATCCTTTTGCCAAAGATAATAATATTGTTTGCATATGATGGATTGATCTGCATGTAGCCGGATCTGATGGATCGGATATTGGGCTGTGGCTCGGGTCCATAGCTTTTTCCGGAAACCGGACTCCAGTCAGCAGAGTGCGCCAGCGGAAACGGGCTGTGTGCCGCAATCCTTTGGCAGACACCAGCTTCCTGTTCGGACTCATGCAATGAAAAAAGCCGACCTGAAGGCCGGCCGGCTGCTGTCGTACTGTTTGGCCTCTGTTTAGCGCACGGCCTGGCCATGCCGGGCCTTGGTGGGTCGCACCGCCACCATCAGCACCAGTGCCGATAGGATCAACATGCCCAGCACCAGATAGATGCTGTAGTGCCTGTTGCCGGTGTACTGGGTCAGCAGGCCGGCCAGAGTGGGGCTGGCGGCCGAGCCCAGGTTGCCCAGGCTGCTGATGAGCGCTATGCCGCCTGCGGCCACGGCCGGAGGCAGATAGTCGCTGACCTGGGCAAAGAACAGCGGGGGCAGGGCCGCAAGCCCGATCAGCGTGAAGGCCAGGGCAATCAGAGAGCCTTCGAGATGGCCGTGCATCTGCAGGGTGACGATCAGGCCGGCAATGGCCATGCCGGTGGCGATGAACAGGTGCCAGCGCCGGTCGCCGAATCGGTCGGAGCTGGCGCCAAAGGCAATCATGCCGACAAAGCCCGCCACAAAGGGAATGGCCGAGTAGATGCCGACATGCAGCACGTCCTGCACGCCCAGGCCCTGAATCACGGTGGGCATCCAGAAGACAAACAGATAGGTGGCGCCGTGCATCATGAAATACACCAGTGACAGGGCATAGACCTTGGGGTCGCGCAGCAGCTGGCCCAGAGTGGCGCTGCCATCGGCATCCTTGTGCCCGTTGGTGCCGTGGTGAGTGGCCTGGCCGCTTTCGTTGGCCAGGTTGTATTGCAGACGCGCTTTCTCGGCATCTGTCAGCCATTTGGCGTCGGCGGGCCTGTCCTGCAGGTAGACGTAGAGGATCAGGCCCAGAATGCAGGCGGGGGGGCCCTGGATGAGAAACAGCCACTGCCAGCCATGCAGACCGTCGATGCCATCCATATATTTGAGGATGGCGCCGCACAGCGGTCCGGCCACGATGGCCATGGCCATGACGGCCGAGAGAAAGATGGAGATCACCCGGCCGCGGCGGGCCGAGGGATACCAGTAGGTGAAGTAGAGAATGACGCCGGGAAAGAAGCCGGCTTCGAAGGCGCCCAGCAGAAAGCGTGCGACATAGAACTGCATGGGAGTGGAGACCCAGGCCATGGCCGTGGCGATGAGGCCCCAGACCAGCATGATGCGCATCAGCGTCTTGCGCGTGCCTATCTTCTCCAGCAGCAGGTTGCTGGGTACTTCAAACAGAAAGTAGCCTATGAAGAACAGACCCGCGCCGAATCCGTAGGCGGCGTCGCCGAAATCCAGCGTCTGCTTCATCTGGATCTGGGCATAGCCGATATTGATCCGGTCCAGGTAGGCGACCATGTAGCAGATCAGCAGCAGGGGCAGCAGCCGCCAGCTGACCTTGGCATACAGCGCCTTGTCTGCGTCGATGTCCTGACTGGTATCTTGCCTGGGCGTTGCGCCCGAAATGGTCGTCGCACTTGGGTTCATGCTTGTCTCTTGGAAGTTGTTGTGGGGCGCGGGGTGGGCATCACGAGCTGGATGCAGCAAGCCATGGCCTGGGAGCAGACCCGGCTCGGCCTTTTTTCGTTGTCATGAATGCAAGGGATGCGTCACGGTCCCGCAGCATCAGGCCGCAAGGGCGGAGGCTGCCATGACCTTGCGCCAGCACCGGTAGCTGTGAATGGTGCTGTGGTGGCCTGTCCTGGATTTCTGGGTTCATTTCCTGTTCTTGACCTTCATCGCCTGAACCCGGCTGCGCACCAAGGCTGCATCGACCTTTGCGGGGCAGAGAATCAACGAGTTCGGTGGGCAATGTAGGGCCGGTGGCCTGAATGCACTTGGCGCATTCCGCAATTCAGTTGCCGGATCGTGACATCCAAGGGTAAGCCTTAGGCTCTGCTCTTGCAGCGGCAGGGCGGTAGAGGCTGCCGCGCCCAGGTCTGCCAGCGTGCAGATCGCGCTCGATGAGTTGGCGAGCTGTGCACTGCTGAATGGAGCGGGGATGCTCCGATGCTGAATTAGTCCATCACAAATATGGGCGCTGTTGTGCGAAACGGCAGCCTGCGGCCTGGCGGCAGCAGATAGGCATGCTCGCGCGACACGCGCAGCGGGTCGCATTCGCCGTCGGTGATGATGAGGATGGGCCCGTCCTTGGGAAAGTCATCGGTCTGGAGCAGCCGATCCACGCCCGGCTGCAGCACGGTGCCGCCCCGACCCCTGAGAGCGATGCGCTGGGCCATGTCAGCGGCCGGTAGATAGCCCAGGTCATAGGCTGCGGCGTCGCAGCAGATCAGGCGCACTGCGGGCACGTTCTTGGCCTCGGCATAGCTGGCGATGGCGCCCAGTGCCTTGGCCAGTACATGGCGCTCCATGGAGCCCGAGGTGTCCAGCACCACGCCAAAGGTGCGGCCGTCCAGCCAGCGGCTGTCGGCTTGAATGCGTGGCCTGGGAATATCGGGCGTGGCGCTCTGGCGGCGGCTGATGCGGGCATAGCTGCGCCGCGTTTCTATGGGCGGAAAGTGATGGTCGAACCAGCGCGCCAGCTCTACCTGCCAGTCAATCGGCGGCTGCAGCAAGGCACGGATTTCCTCGATCAGTCCTGCGGGCAGCAGGCCGCGTGCGCTTTGCTCGTGGCGCAGCAGGCCCTTGCCCAGCTGGGTGCGGCAAAACTCGTCGATATCGGTGTAGTCGCCCGTGTTGTGCTGACCGCCTACATTGCGCTCCAGCATGTCGCCCCGGCCACCGGCCAGGGTGCGCAGCTTGCGCATGCGGCGCAGATCGCTTGCGATGCGGTCATAGACCTCCTCGGCGCCGAGGCCGCGCAGCTCCGGGTCGTAGAGCAGGCCGATGCCCGGCGGCTGGCCCACATCCATCTGAATCAGCCAGTCGTTGATGACAAAGTCGCAGGCCACGTTCCACAGAAAAGGTTCGCGCCCGCGTCGGCGCGGCAGATGGCGCAGGGCAACGTGCAGAACTTCGTGGGCAATGACGAAACGCAGTTCCAGCTCGGACAGGCGCGGGCCGGGGTTGATGTAGATGGTGCGCAGCACTTCGTCGACGGCGGCGACGGCAATGTCCTCGCGCTCGCAGATGCCGGCGTCCTCGATGATGTCAAACGCCGCGACCATGCTGCCCAGCAGCGGAAAGCTGTCCATGAACCAGTGTCTTGCGCGGTCCAGCGCACTGCTGGCAGGGCGGCTCTGGCCAAACTCGCGGCGCACGCCTGCCGCCATTTCCACGGACTGGGTGACGGAGCGAGCCAGACCGGCGGCAAACATTTCGGGCCAGTTGCCGTACCTGCGCCAATACGGCTGCGGTTTGCTGGTGGATGAGGCGGGCTCAGGCCACTGCTGCGGCAGGGCCAGGCTGGGGTGAGCGCCGCCCTGACTGGGACCGGCCAAGCTCAGCGACTGTGCCCAGGCGGGTATGCCTTGTTCGCAGAACTGGACGTACCACTGGGCCTCGTCGCGCTGGGGCAGTCCGTCGGGCAGTTCCATGCCTTCGGGCGGACGGCCGAGCTTGATGGTCTGGATGAAGCGGGCCGTGACCACATCGCAGGCCGCGCTCCATTGGACCCAGTGACTGCGGTCTCGCTGAAAAAGCTCCAGCGCGTAGCTGAGCGTGGCCCGCCCCAGGCAATACGCCCATTCCTCGGGACTGGCCAGGCGCTTGGGGTGGATGTCGATCTGGCCGGTAAAGCGTTGGTGGTTGAGGCTGGCCTGTGCCCAGCCATGGGGCGGGCAGCCTGACTGGGCGCCGCGCACAAAGCCCAGGCTGCGGCTGAGTTCGCTAAAGATGGGGTGTGCCTGCAGCATGGCCAGGCCCTGCGTATAGGCCTGGGTGGCAGGGGTGTCGCGCGTTGGGGCTTTGGCCATCAGGCTCTGGCCGTCTCGCGCGCTTCCACCAGGCGTGGCAGGTCGCGCACTATTTCCACCATATACCAGGCTGGCAGGGTCTGGCTGTCGCTCTCAGCGGTGACGATCTGAGCCATTTCCAGGCTGATCTGGGCCAGTTCCTTGAGCATGGCCTTGGAGCGGTGCACGGTTTGCTGCAACTCGCCGCCGCTTTGCTGCTTGTCGGCGGGCAGAATCTTGAGCAGACGCGCACGGAAGGCCTGGGCCAGGAAATACAGCACATCTCTGTCCTGCGGCGCATGGGGCCAGTTGGCGTCGCCCTTGAAAATAGCGTCCAGACGGTGACGGTCGTCGGCCAGCTTATAGAAGGCCTTGAACTGCGCCGCATGCTGGGGCGTGAGGCAGCCGCTGCCCAGGGCTTCGAGCGTCTGCAGATTCAGAGCATCGCCGTAGGAGAGCAAGGCGTCGCTCAGCATATGCCAGGAGCGCGGCGTGGAAAACGCTTCCTCATGCTTGGGCGGCTGGCTCCACAGGTGATCGGGACGCTGGGCCAGGTATTCGAGAACCAGAGTATGCAACTGGGCCTGCTGCGCCCATTGCAACCACTCGCTGGCGCTGACCTTGAGCTGCACATGAATCATGCGGTTGATCAGCGCCGAGGACATGGTGCGCACAATCGCGGAATCCTGAGCCCGGTTGCCAGCCGCAATCACGATGGAGCCCTCGGGCATCACATACTCGCCCACGCGACGCTCCAGGATCAGGCTGTAGAAGGCTTTCTGCACATCCTGGCTGCAGGCGTTGAGCTCGTCCAGGAACAGGCAATAGGGCTGCTCGCGCGCAATCATGGCGGGCGGGCAAAAGCGAGTCACGCCGTCAATGATCTGTGGCACGCCCAGCAAATCCTCGGGCGCGAGCTGGCTACCCAGCAGGGACACACAATCAAGCCCCACGCTTTGCGCAAAGTTTTGCACCAGTGCTGATTTACCAATGCCTGGCGGCCCCCAGATGAACACGGGGCGTACGGTAGCTACGTTGAGAAGGAATTCGCTAAGTTGCGAGGGAGTGAGAGCCAGACTGGTTTGCATGCTGCGTGCAGTCTAAGGCAAGTGCAGCGGTGTCCTCAGCATGCTCAAGCGGCCTGACCTGGAGTCCTGCGGGCCGCGGGTCGCCGCTCATGGTTCCTGGAACGCCTGCATGCCTTGCATGCAATACAGCAGAAAGCGATTGGCGGCTGGGGACAGATGGCGACCGGTGCGAGTGATGAGCTGCATTTCCGCATCCTGAAATGCAGGGTTGTGAATGGGAATGGCGCGCAGGCGCCCGCTTGCCAGCTCGGCCGTGACGGAGCAGGGCGGCAGCAGGGTCACGCCCTGGCCGCTGGTGACAAAGGCCAGCAGCACGCTGATGAGATTGCTGGTCAGCGCGGGGCTGAGATGGATCTTGTCCTTGTGTTCGGCATATTCCACGAGCTGGCGAATGCCATACACGCCTTGAAGCATGGCAATAGGCCATTGGCTGAGCTCCTGCAGCGAGGTATGGCCCGCGCTGGCCAGCGGGTGCTGGGAGTGGACGATGGCATGCATGGGCTGGCGCGCCGCGCCGCGCGTGGTGATATGGCTGTCGGCGGGTGGGTAGTAGACCAGGCCGATCTCGGCCGCATCCTCGCGAATGCGGCGCATGATTTCGGTCGTGCCATAGATTTCCAGCGAGATGCTGACTCCAGGGTATTGCTGGCGAAAATTGCGTATGGGGCCGTCGATCAGCTCCTGCGCAAAGCCCTCGCCGCTGACCACGCTGACACTGCCGCTGTGCAGGCCGCGCAGCGCATCTACCTTGGCCAGCATGTCGTGGCGGTGGGCCGTGTGTTCGCGGTGATAGTCCAGCAACAGCCGGCCGGCTTCGGTGGGCACCACGCCGCTGCGGTGGCGCTCAAGCAGGGCCACCCCCAGTTCCTCTTCGAGCAGGCTGATCTGTCGGCTGACGGCTGAGGGCACGATGCCCAGTTTTTCGGCTGCGGCACGGACAGAGCCGCAGTAGACGGCTTCAAACAGATAGCGGGCGCGGGAGTCTTGGAAGGCGGGCATGCGGCGATTGTCGTCGCCAAATTGCATCTGTATTCATACGTATGTTCACTTTTTTAGAACAGAAAAAGAAGGCGTATGCAATAAATGCATTGTTATATTCAGCGCCCGCATGGGTGAGCGCCAGCTTGGGCTGGCCGTGCCCATTTTCAGGGTTCAAAGCTATTTCAGCGCGTCGGCAGCGGCCGTCGTGCGCAAGGAAAGTTGATGCGTACAGAGGTGCAGCCGGCCAAGGCCGCGTTGAATGTGGGTAGCGTGGTGCAGGTATTTGCGCTGGCGCTGGTGATTGCGGCATTGTCCGAGTGGCTGGGGCCGCTGCCCATTGCGCTGGGCGTGGGCAAGGTGGTGCTGCTGCCCATGATCTGGGCGCTGCTCATCGGTCTGGTGCTGGGACTGCTGCGCAAGCGCATGCCCGGGCCGCTAAAGCTGAGCCTGTACAGCCAGAATCTGGCAGCCGCCGTGCTGTCTTGCGCGCTGTTTCTGTTCATTGCCAAACTGGGTCTGCTGGTCGGTGGCTCGCTGCCCAAGCTGGCCGAAGTCGGCTGGGGGCTGGTGTTGCAGGAGTTGGGCAATCTGGTCGGTTGCGTGGCCCTGGGCATGCCTGTGGCGCTGCTGCTGGGCATCAAGCGCGAAGCGATTGGCGCGACTTTTTCCATCGGCCGTGAACCGGGTCTGGCCATCATCGGCGAGCGTTTCGGCATGGATTCGCCAGAAGGTCGCGGCGTGCTGGCCGAGTACATCACCGGTACGCTGATCGGCGCTATCTTCATCTCGCTGCTGGCCGGCTTTGTCTCAAGCCTCAATATCTTCCACCCGCTGGCACTGGGCATGGGCGCCGGTGTGGGCTCGGGCAGCATGACGGCCGCCGCCGTGGGCGCGATTGCCGCCCAGCATCCCGAGATGAGCGACCAGATTGCCACCTTTGCCGCTGCCGCCAATCTGATTGCGACGACGGTGGGCACTTATCTGACCCTGTTCATCTCGCTGCCCCTGGCGCTGCGTGCCTATCAATGGCTGGAGCCGATTCTGGGCCGCAAGCGCAAGCAGGCTGTGGTGGAGCAGGCTGTAGACCTGTGTGCCGCCAAGGATGAGGAACAGGCACAGGTGCCGGCGCTGGGCCTGGGCATGCGCTTCGCCTCCTGGGTTCTGGTCGGCGCCATGGTGCTGATCGGCAACCGCATCGGCCATGGCGTGCCGGTGATGGATGCGTTGCCAGGTGTACTGCTCATCATTGCCGCCGTGTTTGTCGGTGATCTGATCTATGTGGGCACGCGCCGCGCGCTGCCTGCGGTGTGCTGGATCTCGTTCATCGCGATGGCCATGACCTTCCCGCTGACGCCCTATGCCGCCGAAGTGGCAGCTTTGACCGGCAAGGTCAACTTCCTGGCCATGATCACGCCCATGCTGACGTTCGCGGGCCTGTCGCTGGCTAAGGACATCCCGGCTTTCCGCCGTCTGGGTTGGCGCATCGTGGTGGTTTCGCTGCTGGCCAATGCCGGTGTGTTCCTGGCCGCGACGCTGATCGCCCAGACCTTTGTCCACACGCTGTAAAGTCGGAGCAAGACCATGATGAACACCATCAAGTGGCCCGGCCAGCAGGAACTGCAAGCCTGGCGTCATGACTTTCATCGTCATCCCGAAACCGCGTTTCAGGAGCACCGCACCAGCGCGCGTGTGGCCGAGCTGCTGAAGAGCTTCGGTCTGGAAGTGCACACCGGCCTGGCCGGCACCGGCGTGGTCGCCGTGCTCAAGGGCAGTCTGGGCGCCGGCCCCTCTATCGGCCTGCGTGCCGATATGGATGCGCTGCATGTGACCGAGCTCAACCAGTGCGAGCATGCGTCAACCCATGCAGGTCGCATGCATGCCTGCGGTCACGACGGCCATACCAGCATGTTGCTGGGTGCGGCCCAGGCTCTGGCCTCGGCCCCCGACTTTGCCGGTACCGTGCATTTCATCTTCCAGCCTGCCGAGGAAAACGAAGGTGGCGCGCGCGCCATGATCGAGGAAGGGCTGTTCAAGCGCTTCCCCATGGACGCGGTCTATAGCATGCACAACTGGCCGGGCCTGCCCGTGGGTACGGCGGCAGTGCATTCCACGGCCGTGATGGCGGCCTTCGACATCTTCGATCTGACGCTAACCGGCAAGGGCTGTCATGCCGCCATGCCGCATCTGGGCAAGGATGCGCTGCTGTCGGCTTGCCAACTGGTGACGCAGCTGCCCGCGCTGATCGCTCGCGAGCAGGAGGTGCACAAGCCAGCCGTGCTGAGCGTGACCAGCTTCAACGCCGGGGATACCTATAACGTGATGCCCGAAGTCATCAAGCTGCGCGGTACCGTGCGCTGCTTCGACATGCCTCAGCGCGCGCGTATTGAGCAGCGTTTTCGCGATGCGATTGCAGCGACCTGCGCGCTGCACGGCCTTGAGGCCCAGCTCGACTACCGCGTCAGCTACCCAGCGACCATCAACAGCCCCCAGCATGCCGAAGTTTGCGCCGAGGTGCTGACCAGCGTACTGGGCGAGGGCAAGGTGCGCCGCGATATGGTGCCCAGCATGGCTTCGGAAGACTTTGCCTTCATGGCACAGGAATGCCCGGGCGTCTATATCTGGCTGGGCAATGGCGAGGACAGCGCCTCCCTGCACAACCCCAAGTACGACTTCAACGACGCCAATCTGCCGCTGGGAATGCGTTACTGGGTGGAACTGGTGGGAGCGCTGCTGAAGGGCGGCAAGCTGCCAGCCTGACAGCAGGGTTTTCCATATGAATCAATGCCGGGTCAACGCTTGGTTGAGCCCGGCATTTTTCATGTCCGGAAGGTTTGCAAAACTCTAACAAGCCATGCATTCGGACACAGAAATGTCGGAAGGCTGACACCCTGTAACGCCGTTTGATCTGGCGCCCCTATGATGTTTGTAGCGCTCCTGGTCAGTGCCTGTGGAGATCTGGGCACACTTTGGAGCGTGCGTGGCGGCTGCCGTGATCCCTCGGGCGCAGGGCTGGCCGCGCTAGTAGCAGGTGTTGCATCCCGGCGCATGACTGGGCTTTCACGCGGCGCTGACCGCATCTCTCGCAACGCTGCCTGCACCATTCCTGGTGCCGTGACTTTGTCGCACTGTCCGGGTCTTGATACAGGAGGGCGCTTTATGCCGTTCGGCAATCTTGAGGCGGGCATCTGGCCCGCCGGTTTTCCGCCGCTGCTGAGCTGGTGCGTGCTGGTTGCAGCCGCTGCTATGCTTGGTCATCTGGTTCACCGTTTTACCGGCTATCCGCGCATGCTGGGGTATACGGTGGTGGGCCTGGTGGCCGGATGGGTTGGCTTTGGTGATCTGCCCTGGCCGCTGCAAGGCAGCACGGCCGTGCTGTTGGAGGTGGCTGTGGGCGCAAGCCTGCTGCTGGCAGCCTCTCAGGTTTCATTGCCCTGGCTGTTTCGTCAGCCCTGGTTGCTGCTGCAAAGTCTGGGCGAGTCGCTGGTCACGCTGACGGTGGTGGCTGCGACCTTGCTGGCCCTGGGCTGGGGCTGGGCCGTGGCGCTGGCCGTCGGTGTGATATCCATGGCTGCGTCTCCGGCTGTGTTGCTTCGCATTGCCGATGATCTGCGCGCCAGCGGCGCGGTGACAGACCGCAGCTTGCTGCTGGCTACTATCAGCACCTTGCTGGCGCTGTTCGGCGCTCTGGTGCTGACCGTAGTATTCGTGCCGGTCGCAGCGGCTGCAGGTGGCGGCCTGCAGTTTTCATCGGCGGGGCTGGGCCGCCTGCTGTTCAGCCTGTTGCTGACTCTGTTCTGGGCCTTTCTGGTCACCATTGCCTTCTGGCCAGTCCTTCGTTGGCAGTCATCGCGCAGCGACACCACGGCCTTGTATCTGCTTGCTGCCATGGCTGCGGTCTGCCTGCTGGCCGAGCAATGGGGCGGCTCTGCCGCACTGGGCTTCATGGTCGCGGGTCTGATGCTGCGCAATTTCAGTCCCATGCCGCTGGTCTGGCCCCAGGCCTTTCAGGCGGCCAATGCCATGCTCAATCTGCTGATGTTCGTGCTGGTGGCCAGCATGGCCTCGCAAGTGAACCTGTCTGTGGCGATGGTTTCGGTCGTGGCCAGCGCTGTCCTGGCTCGGATTCTGGGCAAGTTTGGCTCCATCCTTCTGCTGGGGCTAGGTACCGGCATAGGCTGGCGCAGGCAATGGCCTGTGGCCTGCGGGCAATTGGCCTTGTCGGGACTCGCGCTGCTGATGGTGTCGGGGATTGCAATGCAGTGGACGGCTTTCAATGCCAGCGTGGCCCAGCAGGTGGCGGCCATTGCGCTGCCCATGATCGTCTTGTGCGAGGTGCTGGGTGTGCTGCTGGCCGCTACCGCCCTGTGGCGTAGCGGCGATGCCCATCGCGGCGTGGGCCGCGCGGCCTTGCAAAGAGGAGGGAAGCGCCATGACGCATGAAATCGAGCAAAGTCAGCCAGCGGGGGCCGAAGCCGGCGGCCTGGGCGAATTCGCACCTTCTCAGGCCCTGACGCTGGGCGTGGAACTGGAGCTGCAGCTGCTCAACACCCATCACTACGATATGACGCCGTATGCGTCCGATATGCTGGCCCTGCTCAAGAACGTCAAGGTCCCGGGCTCCATCGTGCCTGAGGTGACCTCCAGCATGATCGAGATCTCGACCGGCATCTGTCAGGATGCGCAGGACGCCTACGAGCAATTGGCTGTTACGCGCGATGCCTTGGTCAAGGCGGCCGACCGGCTCAATATCGCGCTGGCCGGTGGCGGCACGCATCCGTTTCAGCAGTGGCACCAACAGCGCATTTACGACAAGCCGCGCTTCAAGGAGCTGACGGCGCTGTACGGCTATCTGACCAAGCAGTTCACCATCTTCGGCCAGCATGTGCATGTGGGCTGCCCCAGTGCCGACGATGCGCTGATGATGCTGCACCGGCTTTCGCGCTACATCCCGCATTTCATTGCACTGTCGGCATCCAGCCCCTTTGTGCAAGGCCAGGACACCGCGTTTGATTCGGCACGTCTCAACTCGGTGTTCGCGTTCCCGCTTTCGGGCCGTGCACCATTTGCCTTGCATTGGGAGGATTTCGAGCGCTACTTTGCCAAGATGGCGGCTACGGGCGTGATTCACAGCATGAAGGATTTTTACTGGGATATCCGGCCCAAGCCCGAGTTCGGTACTGTGGAAGTGCGTGTTTTCGACACGCCGCTGTCCATCCACCGCGCTGCGCAGTTGGCGGCTTATGTGCAGGCGCTGGGTGCCTGGTTTCTCAGCGAGCAGCCCTTTGAGCCCAGCGAAGACGACTATCTGGTCTATACCTATAACCGCTTCCAGGCCTGCCGTTTCGGCTTGGACGGCACTTATGTGGACCCGGCGAGCAGCGAGCAGCTGTCGCTGCGCGAGCACATAGGGCAGACCCTGCAGCGCATCACCAGCCATGCCCCCGCATCCGGCAAGAGCGCGCTGCAGGAGCTGTCCCTGGTTCTGCAGCGCGGCAACGATGCGAGCTGGCTGCGCGAGAGCTATGCCCAGGTGCAGCAATTGCCTGAGGTGGTGCGCCAGGCGTCGCTCAGATTTGCTGGTAGGCCCTGAGCGGTTTTGACATTATCGACTCGGTGCAAGGAGTTACATTTGCAAATACTTACGAGTGCGGATTGAAAGGGCTTGAACAAAGCAAAAGCCAGTCCTGCCTTGTTCATCCGCAGGTCTGACTCCGGGTTGTCCTTGCCTGAGACACGCAGCACCTGCCGTTACCGGCTTAAGTGATTTCATGGTTGCGACCGTCATCCTTGGCATGCTCTGCGTGCATCTGCTGTGTTTTTGCGTGCTGTTCCTGCTGATCGGCCGCAGATTGCCCGACAGGAAAATGGGCATGGAGGTCTTCGCATTGGGCAACCTGTTGCTGGGTTGTGCCTATGTGCTGCAG
This DNA window, taken from Comamonas testosteroni TK102, encodes the following:
- a CDS encoding AAA family ATPase; protein product: MQTSLALTPSQLSEFLLNVATVRPVFIWGPPGIGKSALVQNFAQSVGLDCVSLLGSQLAPEDLLGVPQIIDGVTRFCPPAMIAREQPYCLFLDELNACSQDVQKAFYSLILERRVGEYVMPEGSIVIAAGNRAQDSAIVRTMSSALINRMIHVQLKVSASEWLQWAQQAQLHTLVLEYLAQRPDHLWSQPPKHEEAFSTPRSWHMLSDALLSYGDALNLQTLEALGSGCLTPQHAAQFKAFYKLADDRHRLDAIFKGDANWPHAPQDRDVLYFLAQAFRARLLKILPADKQQSGGELQQTVHRSKAMLKELAQISLEMAQIVTAESDSQTLPAWYMVEIVRDLPRLVEARETARA
- a CDS encoding LysR family transcriptional regulator, whose protein sequence is MQFGDDNRRMPAFQDSRARYLFEAVYCGSVRAAAEKLGIVPSAVSRQISLLEEELGVALLERHRSGVVPTEAGRLLLDYHREHTAHRHDMLAKVDALRGLHSGSVSVVSGEGFAQELIDGPIRNFRQQYPGVSISLEIYGTTEIMRRIREDAAEIGLVYYPPADSHITTRGAARQPMHAIVHSQHPLASAGHTSLQELSQWPIAMLQGVYGIRQLVEYAEHKDKIHLSPALTSNLISVLLAFVTSGQGVTLLPPCSVTAELASGRLRAIPIHNPAFQDAEMQLITRTGRHLSPAANRFLLYCMQGMQAFQEP
- a CDS encoding ABC transporter permease subunit; this translates as MLTPWIIPFVVLSLWLFSTTSGWIDQSILPSPITVAHAAYEQWTNNTLWTDIGVSLSRVLAGFSIGMLSGLVLGTAVGLSQFNHDLLDRSLQMLRTIPHLALVPLMILWLGIDETPRILLVALGTLFPVYINTASGIKNVDAKLLEMGKSYGLSRKELIKQIIIPGAMPSILVGIRYALGVAWLTLVIAETIASRNGIGYMVQNARELLRIDIIIFAILLYALAGWLADWLIRQIEYRVLRWNPAYKKAAGQ
- a CDS encoding DUF2201 family putative metallopeptidase translates to MAKAPTRDTPATQAYTQGLAMLQAHPIFSELSRSLGFVRGAQSGCPPHGWAQASLNHQRFTGQIDIHPKRLASPEEWAYCLGRATLSYALELFQRDRSHWVQWSAACDVVTARFIQTIKLGRPPEGMELPDGLPQRDEAQWYVQFCEQGIPAWAQSLSLAGPSQGGAHPSLALPQQWPEPASSTSKPQPYWRRYGNWPEMFAAGLARSVTQSVEMAAGVRREFGQSRPASSALDRARHWFMDSFPLLGSMVAAFDIIEDAGICEREDIAVAAVDEVLRTIYINPGPRLSELELRFVIAHEVLHVALRHLPRRRGREPFLWNVACDFVINDWLIQMDVGQPPGIGLLYDPELRGLGAEEVYDRIASDLRRMRKLRTLAGGRGDMLERNVGGQHNTGDYTDIDEFCRTQLGKGLLRHEQSARGLLPAGLIEEIRALLQPPIDWQVELARWFDHHFPPIETRRSYARISRRQSATPDIPRPRIQADSRWLDGRTFGVVLDTSGSMERHVLAKALGAIASYAEAKNVPAVRLICCDAAAYDLGYLPAADMAQRIALRGRGGTVLQPGVDRLLQTDDFPKDGPILIITDGECDPLRVSREHAYLLPPGRRLPFRTTAPIFVMD
- a CDS encoding MFS transporter, with protein sequence MNPSATTISGATPRQDTSQDIDADKALYAKVSWRLLPLLLICYMVAYLDRINIGYAQIQMKQTLDFGDAAYGFGAGLFFIGYFLFEVPSNLLLEKIGTRKTLMRIMLVWGLIATAMAWVSTPMQFYVARFLLGAFEAGFFPGVILYFTYWYPSARRGRVISIFLSAVMAMAIVAGPLCGAILKYMDGIDGLHGWQWLFLIQGPPACILGLILYVYLQDRPADAKWLTDAEKARLQYNLANESGQATHHGTNGHKDADGSATLGQLLRDPKVYALSLVYFMMHGATYLFVFWMPTVIQGLGVQDVLHVGIYSAIPFVAGFVGMIAFGASSDRFGDRRWHLFIATGMAIAGLIVTLQMHGHLEGSLIALAFTLIGLAALPPLFFAQVSDYLPPAVAAGGIALISSLGNLGSAASPTLAGLLTQYTGNRHYSIYLVLGMLILSALVLMVAVRPTKARHGQAVR
- a CDS encoding ABC transporter ATP-binding protein, which translates into the protein MRNIGKSFGHRQVLQHIDLDITQGEFVSLIGPSGAGKSTLLRLIAGLEACSSGRMRLSSPVPERAAQIRVMFQEDRLLPWQTVLDNITLGAREQQPAALELLRAVGLQGHENDFPSTLSGGQKQRAALARALLHRPDILLLDEPFGALDAITRVSMQLLLFDMLRDHPCTVVLVTHDVEEAVVLSNRILVLRDGDIARDLVLEGAIPRDRGQADLATLKARLINELLVQEALHEAAQATSASA